The region aagtCCGGGTTTTTATCGGGTCGAACCGAGCTTTTTTAAATCCAGACTTTTATCCGGGCTTTTTTAGATTCGGGTTTTTATCCGGGCTTTTTGGGTTTCGCGCCGAAccggattttcgagaaaaatggAGGCCAATTTAAGGTCCGCGGGCCGGATCGAACCGGGCCGGGTTTTTCGGACTTTTTTCAGAATCAGATTTCGGGTTTCGGAATTTTTGAAAATCTCCGACGAGAATATCGGTAGATATAATTCTTAAAGTTATTATTAGAATTTAGAAAGATTAACAAAATATTAAAACTATCATCTAGCAAATAAGGATAAAGAAAACTTAAACCGGTTAAGATGAATAGGATACAGAAAGAGTAGAAAAACAGGTAAGGATCTGATTTCCCATCAAGAAAGTGGCAGGGTCCATCAAGCTCCGTCTTATCTGCACTTTCAGTCACCCTAAAGATATTTACTGGACTTATGCAATGAGCTCCACATGACCAAAGGAAAAAAGTTGCAGACTTTTAAGACTTCGAgtttctctcttttcttgaaaAACCTGCAAAACAACCAAAGCTTTGTGACTATTCTGCACTCTTCTTGTACTTCGCCTGCTTCAATTTGGTAACATTTTATTAATCTCAGTTATTACACATGTGATATCATGATACTCATTTGATTGTTTTGTGGGTTTGGTTTTGTTTGCTTGAATTGTTCTGTTGTAGTATCTCTTCCTTTCGGTGCTTTGGAGCATTTTTAGTTTTGCTTCAGCCTTCTGAATATCTACCaccataatttttttatttatataaatttgtATGCGAAAATTTATATATACTAGCTTTGCATTATGGACGGATGATTCATAAATAtgttttctctttttctttcaaAGAACTGTGTTAATATTCTAGTTAAAATATTTAGGTTGTGTTCATGGAATATGGACCGGGGCAGAATGTAATGAAATTTGAACTTTTTTTTTTTCGAGATTGGTTTCCTCCTTTTGAAAAAGTGACTCCTTCGTCTCCTCTTAACTGTTCGTTGTTACCCACTAATTATATAAGAGTAGATAGCATATTTGTGGCTGTATTTTAAACCATTTTCAAATAAGTGGTCAAACTTTCACATTCTCAAAAGAGTAAACTACGGTTCGATAGCTCAAGTGGTTAAGAGTTTATTCTCTGTTGTCTCAGATCCCGGGTTTGATCCTGGCTCTTGACTTTTTTGAGAATCCGAAAATTTGGCAACTTTTTTAAGAGTAGTAAACTACGGCCAGGCTATCTACTAGTACTGGATTCTCAATGTTTTGGAAGGGATAGATATCATGTGCACCCTTTTCATTCTAGTGCAAAACATTTTTAAATGTTAACCTTTTGTCTATTATCAGGTTTCAACACTAGCCTATTGCCTTCCCACAGTGATGTCTGCTAATCAAGTACCAAAACCTCATATTGCCTTCCTCCCAAGCCCCGGTGTAGGCCACCTCATTCCTCTCTTAGAGTTCGCCAAACATCTCGTCATACACCACAAAGTCTATGTCAGCTTCCTCGTCATAAACAACGATGAATCCCCAGCAATGCAACACCAGCTCATCCACTCCTCCAATCTCCCCACTGACCTCCATGTAATCGCTCTCCCGCACACTGATGTGTCATCATGTGTCAATGACAACATGAACATTCTCACCCGGCTCACTTATATATGCCAAGAATCATTCAAGCAGCTCCGCGCAACCCTTGTTGAGTTGAGCCTCCCTAAAGCACTGATAATTGATATCTTCGCAACTGATGCATTCTTGATTTGTGAAGAGTTGGAAATTCCGGTCTATTCTTTCTTTACTAGCCCAACTATGTTGCTTGCTTTGTCTTTGTATCTTCCTAAGCTTGACGAGGAAGTCGAATGTGAGTATGTGGATCTCCCTGATTCCATCAAAATTCCGGGCTGTAAACCGTTGGAAATAGATGATTTATTGGGGCCGCTATTGAACAGGAAGGATGAGGAGTATAAATGTTATTTGCGTCATGTTAACAGGTTAACCATGGCTGCTGGGATTTTTGTCAATACATGGGTTGAGTTGGAATTAAAATCGTGTTGGCTAAACGGGATTCAAAATGACCTGTTTTACAAAAACCTGCCAGCTCCACCTGTTTACCTGGTGGGACCGTTGATCAAGCGAGACGAAACAGTGAGTGAATCAGATGAATTCATTTTGTCATGGCTGGATAATCAAGCTCCTAATTCTGTTCTTTTCGTGGCGTTTGGTAGTGGTGGTACGTTGACGAGTGAGCAACTGACTGAGTTAGCTTCTGGTTTGGAAATGAGCAACCAAAAGTTTATTTTGGTGGTACGGAAGCCAAGTGATCATTTGAGCGCTTGTGGCATGTTTTTTAATGTGGGGAGGTACCGTGATGATCCGATATCTTACCTGCCAGAAGGCTTTGTGGAGAGGACAGCTGGAGTCGGACTGGTGGTGCCATCATGGGCCCCACAAGTGCCAATACTCAGCCATGAGTCCACAGGAGGTTTCTTGTCACATTGCGGATGGAACTCAACTTTAGAAAGTATCGCGAATGGGGTGCCAATGATTACGTGGCCTCTCTTTGCAGAGCAGAAGATGAATGCAACCTTGTTGGCTGAGGAAATCGCGATAGCTGTAAAGCCAATTGAAGTGTCAAGGGAAGAGGGAGGAAAGGAGTTTGTCAAGAGGGAAGAAATCGAGACGGTGGTGAGACTAGTGATGGAAGGTGAAGAAGGTAAGGTCATGAGAAGAAAGGCTAATGAGCTTAAGGAGAGTGCAGCTAAGGCATTGAAACCTGGAGGCTGCTCTTATGATTTGATTTCTTCTATTGTGAAATCTTGGAAGTAACAAGCCTAAGGTCAGCTGTTTTTCATTTCTCTGCCGAACTTACAATAACACACATGTGGGATTCAAATTTATACTAATTAATTGCGTTATCACTAGTTTATGTTTTAAGCTCGTATAATGATATTATAGCGATAGATTACAGTAGTAATTAGAAGTAAATCAGTCCAGTTCACAAGTTAGCCTGGCTCAACTTGTTCAAACAAGTAAACAACCAGAGTACAGGGAGTGAAAATGGCAGACATTAGAGCTCCTTCTCGAAACAAACGTTCAGCGTATACCACCGTTACAACCTCTTTTTCCCGTTGTAACGTTTTTCCTCCCAATTCCACCGTTCAAATACAAAACTTACAAGTCGTTATAACGTTTTTCCTCCCAATTTCACCGTTCAAACATAAAACTTACAAGTCGTTATAACGTTTTTTCTCCCAATTTCACCGTTCAAACATAAAACTTACAAGTCGTTATAACGTTTTTCCTCCCAATTCCACCGTTCAGAAATAAAACTTACAAGTCAAAGAAATGATACAGATGTTACAAATTGTTAGAAACCATAACAGATTACATGGTTAGAAGATTATGTACTAAACAGAAacaaataatataatttaatgGACAGCATGTAATCCATCCAGTCTATAAATGTACAGAGATTTCACATCCCAGCAATAAACCTGTCCAAACACACACAGTCACATATTCCGAAAATGGTGAGTGGTCAAGAAGTCACAAAGCCTCATTTCGCCTTCCTCCCAAGCCCTGGTTTAGGCCACCTCATCCCTCTGTTGGAATTCGCAAAACACCTTGTCATCCACCACAATGTCCATGTCAGCTTCCTTGTCATCAACACCGAAGCCTCGGCTGTGCAACACCAGCTCTTAGATCCATCCACCCTCCCTTCTGACCTCCGCGTCATTAATCTCCCACCAGCTGATGTCTCCTCACGTGTCAATGATAGCATGAAAGTCATCACTCGACTCACTTATATCTGCCAAGAATCTTTCAAACACCTCCGTGCAACTCTTATTGAATTAAACCTTCCTAAAGCCCTGATCATCGATATTTTTGCTACTGATGCATTCTTTATTTGCAAAGAGTTGGGCATTCCTGTCTACTCTTTCTTCACTAGCCCTACCAAGCTGCTTGCTTTGTCTTTCTACCTTCCTAAGCTTGACAAGGAAGTTGAATGTGAGTACGTGGATTTACCCCATCCGATTCAAGTCCCGGGCTGTAAACCCATGCGAACAGATGATTTGTTGGACCAGCTGCTGAATAGGAAAGACGAGGAGTACAGATACTACTTGCAGCATGTGAGTAGGTTAACAATGGCTGCTGGAATTTTTGTCAATACTTGGGATGACTTGGAATTAAAATCCAATTGGCTAAACGCGATAAAAAATGATCCGTTTTACAAAATCTTACCGGCTCCACCTGTTTATCCCGTGGGGCCGTTGATCAAGCGAGAAGAAGTAGTGACTGAATCAGATGAATTCATCCTGTCATGGTTAGATAAACAAGTGCCTAATTCTGTGCTTTTGGTGGCGCTTGGTAGCGGTGGTACATTAACGGCTGAGCAACTTACAGAGTTAGCTATAGGTTTGGAAATGAGCAAGCAAAAGTTTATTTTAGTGGTGCGGAAACCAAATGACTTGATCGCTCATGGCACGTTTTTCAACGTGGGGAAGGACCGTGATGATCCCGTGTCTTACTTGCCTGAAGGATTCATGAAGAGAACATCTGGACAAGGACTGGTGGTACCTTCATGGGCGCCGCAAGTGAAAATACTTGGTCATGAGGCAACAGGAGGCTTCTTGTCTCATTGCGGCTGGAACTCGTCTTTAGAAAGCCTTGTGCATGGAGTGCCAATGATAGTGTGGCCTCTCTACGCGGAGCAAAGGATGAACGCAACCTTATTAACTGAGGAGGTTGCAATAGGTGTTGAACTAGTTGCAGTGTCCGCGGTGGCAGGAGGAAGGAAGGTTGTGAAGAGGGAGGAGATAGCGAGGGTGGTTAGATTTGTAATGGAAGGTGAAGAAGGTAAGGTGATGAGGAGCAAGGCTAGGGAGCTTAAGCAGAGTGCAGCAAAGGCATTGAAATCAGGAGGCTCTTCCTATGACTTGGTTTCTTCTATTGTTGAGTCTTGGAAATAATTGCAGCCTAGCTAGTTAGCTAATAAGGGATTTTTACTATGTCTTTGCATACAACATTTGAATAATAATTGTGCACCTGAAATCTcccaaaattaataaaaataaaatctgGAATTCTGTTCTACAAGTTAAGTGTGTTTTTGATACAAAGTTAAGTTTATTTTTGTAAATGCAGAGGTTAATTTTATTAGTACAAAAATATCATtcaacttttatataaaaaaatatggTATATAAATTTTTGTCAGAAATTATACCATTTTCTTATGATAAATAATGAGTAGTGCTACTTACCCCAAATCGGTTTCCAAAACTTGTCCCAATTGACGTAGCATGACATTTGTCACAATTTAATTTGTGGACGCATATGAATGCACGCGGGGTCCTATCTTATTATCGCGGGAATGCTACCAAGTATTATCATTCCAAATCAGCATTTGAGAACGATTTTGGGAACCGTTTTGGGGATTAGAGTATTTCTCATAAATAATATACGGACTGTTGCAATCACCATGCAATCTTTTCTAAGAATATGGCAAAATCCTTATAAAAAGGAAATTAGTAGTATATATGGCAATTTCCTTAATGCATTAAGAAGAATCTGAATCACTGCTGTGGATCCACGAACTTTGTGCCTATATACATGGATTGCTTGTTTCTAATTCGATCTTTATTCTCTAGCCATAAATCTTTGAAAACAAACACACATTCTCTAATTCTTTGTTGTTTTAAACAATGGGGGATGCTAGCAACACCACAAAACCTCATGTAGCCGCTCTTGCAAGCCCTGGTATGGGCCACCTGATCCCTCTTCTTGAGTTCGCAAAACACCTAGTCACTAACCACGGTGTGCATGTCAGCTTTCTGGTTGTCACCACCCAATCCTCCGCTGCACAACGCCGCCATCTTGACTCCACCGCTCTTCCTAATGACCTCCACGTTGTCAATCTCCCGCAGGCTGATGTGTCTTCTGTTATCACCCCTGATATGCCACTTCTGACAAGACTCTCTCTTCTCTGCCGAGAATCTGTTAAACCGCTCGGTTCGATATTCGAACAAATTAGCTTCCCTAGAGCCTTGATCATTGACAATTTTATGAGTGATGCGTTAGATATTTGTGAGGAGTTGAAGGTTCCTGTCTATACTTTTTATACTTCCCCTCCTAAAGTCCTGGCATTGGGTTTGTATCTTCCAAAGCTAGACAAGGAAGTCGAATGCGAGTTTGTAGATTTACCTAATGGATCGATACAAGTCCCGGGCTGTAGGCCATTATGCGTGGATGATTTACAAGATTCACTAAGGAATCGAAAGGTTGAAACATACAAATGGAACTTGCATCATGCAAGCAGGTTAACTATGGCAACTGGAATTTTCGTCAACAGTTGGGATGATCTCGAGTCCAAGTCCTGCTGGTTTAATGGCTTAAAAAGTGATCCCTATTACCAGAGCCTGCCCGTTCCACGGATATATCCGGTAGGGCCACTGATCAAGCACGATGAACCGGTGTCTAGATCGGATGCTTATATTTTGTCATGGTTAGATAATGAACCGTGTGATTCTGTACTTTTTGTGGCACTTGGAAGTGGTGGCACATTGACAAAGGAGCAACTAACTGAATTAGCTATTGGTTTGGAAATGAGCAAGCAGAAGTTCATTCTCGTAGCGCGAAAGCCCAGCGACATGGACGCTGCTGGTACTTATTTTAATGCAGGAAGCAATGTAGATGATCCGAAGACATACTTACCAGAAGGGTTTTTAGAAAGGACAGCAGGAGTTGGCCTAGTGGTGCCGTCATGGGCACCGCAAGTGCCCGTGCTACGGCACAAGGCAACAGGAGGGTTCTTGTCCCATTGCGGATGGAATTCGAGTTTGGAGAGTATAGTGCATGGAGTGCCAATGATTGCATGGCCTCTGTTTGCGGAACAGAGGATGAATGCAACGTTGTTAACGGAGGAGGTAGCGGTGGCAGTGAAGCCTGTGGGGGAATTGCAGGATGGGAGGAAGGTTGTGAGAAGAGAGGAAGTAGAGAGAGTTGTGAGGTTGGTGTTGCAAGGTGAAGAAGGTAAGGTGATGAGGAATAGGATGAGAGAGCTCAAAGACAGTGCAGCCAAGGCATTGGAACAGGGGGGATCATCTTATGATTCTGTTTCTTGTGTAGTGAAAACATGGAAGCAAGCTTAGCAAAAAAAAGAAGGGAAATAATAGTGGTAAAAGGCCTAGCAAATTTTGTTCACTTTTTagagtttgagttgtaaattaGGATTTTGCAAGATTAATCGTGTGTTGGATCCAATTAGTTTTGACGTTAACCAAGGTTTAAGAATGACATGGTAGTATTATTTAAGCAATCAAAAAACAACGCGACAATTATTTAGATTATTTACTTATTTTTCCGATTTTTTAACAACTATGAGCTGAAATCAAATTTTTTAGTTGAAATCAAAATTGTGTTGTGATTTCCGATTTTTTTAACAACTATGAGCTGAGCTGAAATCAAATTTTTGATTTCCGATTTTTTAACAACTCTGAGGTGAAGTATCTTGCTTACTTGCTAATTAATAACCTTTCAACAAATTAATATTAgtttataaaatttcaaaaattgttttaatgtAAATTTTACGATGTATTTTGTTTTTTTGAAAAGTTGATATTATATGTGGTTTTTTTAAGAATTTTTAATcggattttcaaaaaaaattcaaaattcaaaaaaataataatgCGAGCTTGTGTAATTTAGAATTTGAGTATGGCTAAGTAAACTCTATTATGTTTTGTACACATGTCCATTACAATTTTTTTAAAGGTTACTACATAATTTGATACCGTGTTAAGTGGTAGCTGTAGTCGCAGTAGGGGGGAAGTTCATCCCATTCCCAAAATCAATACACTATTTATTAGACTTTTATTTTAGTAACATTTGCGAGAATTTACCTGTAAAAGATTAAGGGCCTGTTTGGCGAGGGCTTATAAGTTACATATTGACTTATAAGCCCGTAAGTATTTATCTAGTACTGTTTGTGTACCTAATTTATAAGTCGGATTttcaacttataagctgataagttgaatgttagtaatgacgtactttttctcaacttattttgatttgttgcgtttttattaattttaatttaaaaaaatatatttttaaatgttaatctaatctaaaattcatgaaataatataattatatttaaaaattatttattttgatttattaaattaaaaaaaaattctgacttacAAGTGAAATCATCCAAACACTTAcgtaacttataagtatttatttacttatcacttttaagttacttattcattttaagttataagttacttattttaaaatttcccaaacgggcactaAGACAACGTATGACAATAATATAATTTCATATGATTTTACAGGCTCGTGACTCCCTTATTTTCATATATTTGCATATGGAGCAAGATGTCACTTGTGCATATGGATGTTTTTGAGAAGTACAAGATTCATTTATAAAAATAACCAAATTTTAAATATCGAGAAGATATGATAAGAAATATGCTATATAATTTCTTGTGGAGAGTTGAGATTCCAACTAAAAAAGTGACACTTGTTAGCATTTTTACACCCTTAACCCAAAATCAGATCAATTTTTATAATAGACGATGTGTTGGTGTATGATTGAAATGAAGATAAATATATTtttgttgattttatgataattttTTCATTAAGTAAATTTGACAGGGAAGTATTTATATTGAGGTAAAAGAGGGCAAACATGTAAAAATAACCTATACATATTTTTGCCGCTTAtttttgaaacatttaaatttctTAATTATGACTATGTTGAGTTTACACAGGAATTCGAGAAAATCGTGAATAAGAATGTACAATCTCTCTCTTCTGTATTATTTTGTGAAATAGTAAAAAGAGCATAAAAAATCTAAAAACCATtattttttttttggaaaaaaataataattaaaaaatccAAAAACATTTGGGGTATATATATACAACACTATATCTAAGTGAAACTGGTGCCCGACAAGTGAGTGTTCCAATTAAATCCAATTGAGTGAATTTCTTACTTATGACTAGGTTGAGTTTCTAAATAGAGTAGAAGATTATGAATAAAAATGTTATGATCacaaatttcataaaatatactccctccgtctcttttaattgtttacattttttagtgaatgtccgacacgtattttaaggtgcatataaagtatatttctgtaatttttttttacaattttgtttttctgaataaaaattaaaacattcaacttttattcagaaaaagaaaattgtaaaaataagttacataactatactttttatgcaccttaaaatgcgtgccggacact is a window of Apium graveolens cultivar Ventura chromosome 11, ASM990537v1, whole genome shotgun sequence DNA encoding:
- the LOC141697370 gene encoding hydroquinone glucosyltransferase-like; amino-acid sequence: MSANQVPKPHIAFLPSPGVGHLIPLLEFAKHLVIHHKVYVSFLVINNDESPAMQHQLIHSSNLPTDLHVIALPHTDVSSCVNDNMNILTRLTYICQESFKQLRATLVELSLPKALIIDIFATDAFLICEELEIPVYSFFTSPTMLLALSLYLPKLDEEVECEYVDLPDSIKIPGCKPLEIDDLLGPLLNRKDEEYKCYLRHVNRLTMAAGIFVNTWVELELKSCWLNGIQNDLFYKNLPAPPVYLVGPLIKRDETVSESDEFILSWLDNQAPNSVLFVAFGSGGTLTSEQLTELASGLEMSNQKFILVVRKPSDHLSACGMFFNVGRYRDDPISYLPEGFVERTAGVGLVVPSWAPQVPILSHESTGGFLSHCGWNSTLESIANGVPMITWPLFAEQKMNATLLAEEIAIAVKPIEVSREEGGKEFVKREEIETVVRLVMEGEEGKVMRRKANELKESAAKALKPGGCSYDLISSIVKSWK
- the LOC141697372 gene encoding hydroquinone glucosyltransferase-like; this encodes MVSGQEVTKPHFAFLPSPGLGHLIPLLEFAKHLVIHHNVHVSFLVINTEASAVQHQLLDPSTLPSDLRVINLPPADVSSRVNDSMKVITRLTYICQESFKHLRATLIELNLPKALIIDIFATDAFFICKELGIPVYSFFTSPTKLLALSFYLPKLDKEVECEYVDLPHPIQVPGCKPMRTDDLLDQLLNRKDEEYRYYLQHVSRLTMAAGIFVNTWDDLELKSNWLNAIKNDPFYKILPAPPVYPVGPLIKREEVVTESDEFILSWLDKQVPNSVLLVALGSGGTLTAEQLTELAIGLEMSKQKFILVVRKPNDLIAHGTFFNVGKDRDDPVSYLPEGFMKRTSGQGLVVPSWAPQVKILGHEATGGFLSHCGWNSSLESLVHGVPMIVWPLYAEQRMNATLLTEEVAIGVELVAVSAVAGGRKVVKREEIARVVRFVMEGEEGKVMRSKARELKQSAAKALKSGGSSYDLVSSIVESWK
- the LOC141697371 gene encoding UDP-glycosyltransferase 72B1-like, with product MGDASNTTKPHVAALASPGMGHLIPLLEFAKHLVTNHGVHVSFLVVTTQSSAAQRRHLDSTALPNDLHVVNLPQADVSSVITPDMPLLTRLSLLCRESVKPLGSIFEQISFPRALIIDNFMSDALDICEELKVPVYTFYTSPPKVLALGLYLPKLDKEVECEFVDLPNGSIQVPGCRPLCVDDLQDSLRNRKVETYKWNLHHASRLTMATGIFVNSWDDLESKSCWFNGLKSDPYYQSLPVPRIYPVGPLIKHDEPVSRSDAYILSWLDNEPCDSVLFVALGSGGTLTKEQLTELAIGLEMSKQKFILVARKPSDMDAAGTYFNAGSNVDDPKTYLPEGFLERTAGVGLVVPSWAPQVPVLRHKATGGFLSHCGWNSSLESIVHGVPMIAWPLFAEQRMNATLLTEEVAVAVKPVGELQDGRKVVRREEVERVVRLVLQGEEGKVMRNRMRELKDSAAKALEQGGSSYDSVSCVVKTWKQA